Proteins encoded by one window of Panicum virgatum strain AP13 chromosome 7N, P.virgatum_v5, whole genome shotgun sequence:
- the LOC120683997 gene encoding ribosomal L1 domain-containing protein 1-like, whose protein sequence is MAMASTPSNPTSRLRREDAVRAVAALLRWLQKNPTPSPEPIYLIVALKRAPVRRFEHQLRLPHSPFPSISLVSDRLPSDLPDDVEPLPSSALRSLPAAARRGLVLVDRRLRIPGGGGKAAGAKRGVTVPVDLSDPAWAESAREAARCVELRVETGTCRAVRVGHGAMSREEAVENLVAAVEAAAACVPRKWKNVRALHVKSPESVALPLYSGPSTSSDQDGDDHPEAAKREFAATVEEQGRVKRKKSGMGCN, encoded by the coding sequence atGGCAATGGCATCCACTCCCTCCAACCCCaccagccgcctccgccgcgaggATGCGGTCCGCGCGGTGGCCGCCCTCCTCCGATGGCTCCAGAAGAACCCGACCCCGTCGCCGGAGCCCATCTACCTCATTGTCGCCCTCAAGCGCGCCCCCGTCCGGCGCTTCGAGCACCAGCTCCGCCTCCCGCACTCTCCGTTCCCCTCCATCTCCCTCGTCTCGGACCGCCTCCCCTCCGATCTCCCCGACGACGTCGAACCGCTCCCTTCCTCCGCGCTCCggtccctccccgccgccgcgcggcgcggcctggTCCTCGTCGACCGCCGCCTCAGGAtccccggcggcgggggcaaggCGGCGGGCGCCAAGCGCGGCGTGACCGTGCCTGTGGACCTATCCGACCCTGCGTGGGCGGAGTccgcgagggaggcggcgcgcTGCGTGGAGCTGCGGGTGGAGACCGGGACGTGCCGCGCCGTGCGCGTGGGCCACGGCGCGATGTCGCGAGAAGAGGCCGTGGAGAACTTGGTGGCTGCGGTGGAGGCTGCCGCCGCGTGCGTGCCGAGGAAATGGAAGAACGTGCGAGCGCTGCATGTGAAGTCCCCTGAGTCGGTCGCGCTGCCGCTCTACTCGGGGCCCAGTACAAGCAGCGACCAGGACGGCGACGACCATCCGGAGGCTGCAAAGCGGGAATTCGCGGCAAcggtggaggagcaggggagggtgaagaggaagaagagtggCATGGGTTGTAATTAG
- the LOC120681193 gene encoding GPI-anchored protein LLG3-like: MAEYPLFVRLEMQEYLANNKKIAVGALDCANNITETPSPSRKLIQGGCPVRFDTSPGLDAVVSSCRGVPSAQRCCGAFKTYACPYSDVINDNSENGCASAMFFEINVRGRLRPGIFSQLCVEGPFGLRC; this comes from the exons ATGGCGGAGTATCCATTATTTGTTCGACTTGAGATGCAAGAGTACCTAGCCAATAATAAGAAAATAGCTG TGGGCGCCCTTGATTGCGCTAACAACATAACGGAAACCCCATCCCCATCGCGCAAGCTGATACAAG GTGGGTGCCCGGTGCGGTTCGACACCTCGCCCGGCCTGGACGCGGTGGTCAGCAGCTGCCGCGGGGTGCCGTCGGCGCAGCGGTGCTGCGGGGCGTTCAAGACCTACGCGTGCCCCTACAGCGACGTGATCAACGACAACTCCGAGAACGGGTGCGCCAGCGCCATGTTCTTCGAGATCAACGTCCGCGGCAGGCTGCGGCCGGGGATCTTCTCCCAGCTGTGCGTCGAGGGCCCCTTCGGGCTCAGGTGCTGA
- the LOC120680863 gene encoding hydroxycinnamoyltransferase 1-like isoform X2, translated as MEITVRRSTMVRPARETPRQRLWNSNLDLVVPRFHTPSVYFYRRGGPEVEGFFDSERMRRALAEALVPFYPMAGRLARDEDGRVEIDCNGEGVLFVEADAPNAAVDNYGDFAPTMELKRLIPAVDYTDDISAFPLLVLQYYILGQTSYMQLLLW; from the exons ATGGAGATCACGGTGAGGCGGTCGACGATGGTGCGCCCGGCGCGGGAGACACCGCGGCAGCGGCTGTGGAACTCCAACCTCGACCTCGTGGTGCCGCGCTTCCACACGCCCAGCGTCTACTTCtaccgccgcggcggccccgAGGTGGAGGGGTTCTTCGACAGCGAGCGGATGCGGCGCGCGCTGGCTGAGGCGCTCGTGCCGTTCTACCCGATGGCGGGGCGCCTCGCGCGGGACGAGGACGGCAGGGTCGAGATCGACTGCAACGGCGAAGGGGTGCTCTTCGTCGAGGCCGACGCGCCCAACGCCGCCGTCGACAACTACGGCGATTTCGCGCCCACCATGGAGCTCAAGCGCCTAATCCCGGCGGTCGATTACACCGATGACATCTCGGCCTTCCCGCTCCTCGTGCTCCAG TATTACATCCTGGGGCAGACAAGCTATATGCAGTTGCTTCTTTGGTAA
- the LOC120680863 gene encoding hydroxycinnamoyltransferase 1-like isoform X1: MEITVRRSTMVRPARETPRQRLWNSNLDLVVPRFHTPSVYFYRRGGPEVEGFFDSERMRRALAEALVPFYPMAGRLARDEDGRVEIDCNGEGVLFVEADAPNAAVDNYGDFAPTMELKRLIPAVDYTDDISAFPLLVLQVTYFKCGGVSLGVGMQHHVADGMSGLHFINSWSDLCRGAQISVMPFIDRTLLRARDPPTPSFQHIEYQPAPAMLSSTPQSLTSKSKPPATAVDIFKLTRSDLGRLRSQLPTGEGAPQFNTYAVLAAHVWKCVSLARSLPPEQPTKLYCATDGRQRLQPPLPDGYFGNVIFTATPLAEAGKVTSGLAEGAAVIQGALDRMDNDYCRSALDYLELQPDLSALVRGAHTFRCPNLGLTSWVRLPIHGADFGWGRPVFMGPGGIAYEGLAFVLPSANGDGSLSIAISLQAEHMEKFRKLIYEL, encoded by the exons ATGGAGATCACGGTGAGGCGGTCGACGATGGTGCGCCCGGCGCGGGAGACACCGCGGCAGCGGCTGTGGAACTCCAACCTCGACCTCGTGGTGCCGCGCTTCCACACGCCCAGCGTCTACTTCtaccgccgcggcggccccgAGGTGGAGGGGTTCTTCGACAGCGAGCGGATGCGGCGCGCGCTGGCTGAGGCGCTCGTGCCGTTCTACCCGATGGCGGGGCGCCTCGCGCGGGACGAGGACGGCAGGGTCGAGATCGACTGCAACGGCGAAGGGGTGCTCTTCGTCGAGGCCGACGCGCCCAACGCCGCCGTCGACAACTACGGCGATTTCGCGCCCACCATGGAGCTCAAGCGCCTAATCCCGGCGGTCGATTACACCGATGACATCTCGGCCTTCCCGCTCCTCGTGCTCCAG GTGACTTACTTCAAATGTGGAGGCGTCTCCCTTGGTGTTGGCATGCAACACCATGTAGCGGATGGCATGTCCGGCTTGCACTTCATTAACTCATGGTCTGACCTCTGCCGTGGAGCTCAAATTTCTGTCATGCCCTTCATTGACCGCACTCTCCTCCGCGCTCGTGATCCACCGACTCCATCTTTCCAACATATTGAGTACCAGCCTGCCCCAGCTATGTTGTCCTCCACACCTCAGTCCCTCACTTCCAAGTCAAAGCCACCTGCCACCGCTGTAGACATTTTCAAGCTCACTCGCTCAGATCTTGGCCGTCTGCGCTCACAGCTTCCCACAGGTGAAGGTGCACCACAGTTCAACACATATGCAGTGCTAGCTGCGCATGTCTGGAAATGTGTCTCCCTTGCACGCAGCCTGCCTCCTGAACAGCCCACCAAGTTGTATTGTGCCACTGATGGGCGACAACGGCTCCAACCCCCACTTCCAGATGGTTACTTCGGCAATGTCATCTTCACCGCAACACCACTTGCCGAGGCAGGCAAGGTGACCAGTGGGCTGGCAGAAGGAGCAGCAGTCATCCAAGGAGCACTAGATAGGATGGACAACGACTATTGCCGCTCGGCCCTGGACTACCTGGAGCTGCAACCAGATTTGTCAGCACTGGTGCGTGGAGCACACACCTTCCGGTGCCCAAACCTAGGGCTCACCAGCTGGGTGCGCCTTCCAATCCATGGTGCCGACTTCGGTTGGGGCCGTCCTGTGTTCATGGGGCCAGGCGGCATTGCATATGAAGGTCTGGCGTTCGTCCTCCCAAGCGCAAATGGAGACGGTAGCTTGTCAATTGCCATCTCGTTGCAGGCTGAGCACATGGAGAAGTTCAGGAAGCTAATCTATGAGCTATAA